Sequence from the Methanobrevibacter arboriphilus genome:
TTTTCTTGTTCTTATTTCTTTTACTGCTTCTACTGGATCAAATTCCTTTGGTGCTTCAATACTACTTATTACATCATCAATATTTTTATTAGGGTCTGGTTTTACTATGAATTTAAGTTTAGATTTGTTTTTTTGTGGTTCTTTTTCTATTCCTTGTTTTAAATAATCATTAATTATCTTTGTTTGTGTGGTATTTTTATTAATAGCTATTTGTTTGATTGTATCTATTATTTCAGAATCTATAAATAATGTGGTTCTATTTTTGGTTTTCATATTTATCACTTCTAATATGATTTTTGTAATGTTTTGTATGATATATGATATATTACATACATATTACATATATATTATATATTACATAATACATATATATTTTATCATTAACATAAAAGAATAAATTTTACACTTTTTTAAATATTTATTTTCTTAAAGAATTAGCTGATGCAAAGTTTGAGATGCAAAGTTTAAAAGTATATAAAAGTAAATAATCTATTAAAAGATAATATAGATAAAATAAGGGTATAAAAATTAGAATTATTTGGTTTAATTGATATTAAGTATTGTAAATTTTTTAAAAAAAGTTTAATAAAATATTAAGCAAAATTAAAGCTTTTTCATTAATGGAATAATAAGTAAAAATAGTAATGATATTTAAAATGTGTTAAGGTGTGTTATTATATGAGTATTATCTATATATCAATTTTATCCTCTAAATATTAATTATTTGGATAATACTAGATTTAATGAGTTATTTTATTAATAATTTAAAAATAATAGGGTTTAAAAATAAATATATTAAGATAATAAATATTAAGATAATAAAAAAAGAATTATTAGATAAATTTGCTATTTATCTATTTAACTCTCATTATTTTCATGTTTCCTAATGCAGTGATATAATCTACTTCTGCACCTTCAACAATCTGATCTCTTATTTCTTCAGGTATAGGAAGTTCGAGAGTTTCATAATTTTCCATATCCATTAATTGAACATCGCTACCCATGATAGATAATACTTGTCCAACTCTTTTGTCAATAATTGGAATATCAATTTTAGTATCTACTGGTTTAACAATACTTCTTTTTTGGTTATCAAAAATACCAACAGCTTCAAGTCTTGCTTTAGCTGCTCCGTGTTTTCCAGGAGATGAAGTTGATAAACTGGTTATTTTAGAAGCTTCTCCATCTAATACTACATATTTTCCTACTTTTAAAGTTTTCACTTCAACAACTTTCTTTGACATTAATTTTCCTCCACATATAGGATATAATATTTGTTAAAATTATTGTAAGGGTCAATATTTAATTAAAAATATATTTCATTTAAATCTAAATTTAATTTAAAGATATATTTAATTTAAAATATTTTTAATTAAAAGCATTTTCCTTTTATAATCTTTTATAAATCTAATATTGATTAATACTATGTATTTACTCCTAATTCTATGTTTTTACATTTAATATTATGTATCTATATCTAATACTATGTTTTCACATATTTTTATTAGGAGCTTTATATAACTTCAATTTACAAAAATGTAGTTAATATAAGTAATATAATTAGATTAATAATATATTTAATCAAGTTTTATATAAAGTATTCTATTAGTTTTAATATTATTTTTTAATAGAATTTTTTAATAGAATTCTTGAAATTCTTGGAATTATTTATAATAAAAACTTTATTTTTATATTTATAAAATCAGAAATTTTGTAATAATGAAAACCTCGCTTTTAAACTTATAAAAATAAGAATTTTTATAAATAATAAAAATTTCATTTTTAAACTTATAAAAATAGAAAATTTTTATAAATAATAAAAAATTTTAATAGTATAATCATTAATAAGAATTTAAAAAGAAGTAGAATAAGTATAGAGTAAGTATAAAATGTTATAGAAAAGATTGTTAACTTATATAGTAAAAATGCTTTTTAGCATTAGTAATATCCTTTGTTTTAATAGTTTTTCGCTTGTTAGACTTAGCACTTTTAAAGGATTCTTCTGTTAATTTTTTAATAAATTCTGTTGTTTCTTCTATAATCTGATTAAGTCCATCATTACTTATTAATAATTCATCATTTACTTCTTTTATCATTCGTTTTACAGTTGCTTTTGGTAAATCTGTCATTTTTTCACCTTATACATTACATTATGGATTTAAATCCCTAATTAATTTTTTATAACTCTTTGATTATTATTTTTATAATTGTTTAATATTACATATTTTATACTGCTTTTATACCATTTAAAGAGATAGTTGTTCTGAAAATTATAAAAAGTTTAATATGGAAAATCTAAACTCGGGATAATATATAAAAAGATCAATATACTTTAAATTAAATAGTGAATATTCACTATTTTAAAGTAATATAATTAATTTCAGTACAATAGTATATAAAAGTTTCTATAAGATTTTAAAGGAATTCTTGCTTTTTTATAAATAAAATTAGCTTTTTCATAAATTTATTGATCATAGCAATTTCTTTAGTAATTATAGTAATATAGGTAGTAATTTTAATAATATACCTAATTATAATAACATCTTTAGTAATTATTTTAATTATTATTTTAATTTATTATTTTAATAATTATAGTAATACATTTATTAATATGATTAAAATAATTGTTAATACTTTTATTAATTTTTCTATTAATATGTTTATTTATATTTTTATTAATAGATATGAACATGTATTAATAAGTAGAAATTCTAATATTAATAGAACTTTGAATTTAAATTATAATTTAAATATAATTTGATTTGAATTTGGTTTTTTAAAAATTTTAAAAAATTTTAAATTAATTTATAAAATTATAATTATTATTTTAATAATTGCTATTTTACTAAATATTATTTTATTTTTAATATTATTTTAGTAAAATAATATTTAATATAATATTATTTAATGGAATATTATTCGATGAAATGCTTTTTAATAGAATAATATTAAATATAATAATTTATTAAGCTTACTATGTGATAAAATGAAGGTTGCTATTGTATCTGGAAAGGCAGAAGGTCCAACTAAACTTAATTCATTTGATAATGCGTTAATTGAAGCAGGTATAGGGGATGTTAATTTAATTAAGGTTTCTAGCATGTTAGAAAAAGAAACTCAATTATGTCTACTTCCAAAATTAAAAGCAGGAGCTATGGTTAATTGTGTATTAGCTACAATAAGCTCAGATAAAAAAGGAGATTTAATTTCTTCTGCTATAGCTATAGCTATTGGAGATAATCTTGGTTGTGTTGTTGAAAATTCAGGGATTAATAAATCTCCTGAAGAGATTAGGAAAGAAGCTAAAGAAATGGTTACTTATATGATGGATATTCGTAATGAAACAATCAATGAATTAATTATAGAAGAAATTAATCATACTGTTGATGAATTAGGTACTGTTGTTGCTTCAGTTGTTTATTTAAACGATGAAGTTATTGATAATAATTAAAATCAATGGATTTATATTTAATATTTTATATAAATAATACTTATTATTATAAATAAAAATTAATATTCATAAAAATAATAAATATATCCATACAAATAATAAATTTATCATTGTAAATAATAGTTAATATTTAAATAAACAACAATTTGTTATTATAAACAAGAATTAGTACTATAAATAACCTTTAATATTATAAATAACATTATTATAAATAATGTTAGTATTATAAAGAATAATTATTAATTAAAATATTTTTAAAAGGATTTTAAGAAGAATATCTTTTAAAAAGGATTTTTTTGGGGCAATAAAATGAATAGAAAAGACATTGATTTATGTGAAAATATTTCCAATAAGATAATTGAAAATGTTGAAAAAAAGATTAAGGAGCATGTTGGAAATAATAAATCTGGTGAATTTGTTAAAATGGGTGCTGATGGAACACCTACTTCTTTCATTGATTTAATTGCTGAAAAAGAGGTTATAAAAGTATTAAAAAATACTGATTTCACTTCTATTTTAATTAGTGAAGAAATAGGAGAATTAAAAATTGGTAATGGTAGTGTAAAGAATATTAATGTATCTGATGAATTAAAAAGAGTTTATGATTCTAAAAATAATTCTAATTTAAATAATTCAGGTTTAGATAACTTTGATCTAGATAATCCTAGATTTATATTTCTAGTTGATCCACTTGATGGAACAAGTAATGCTATAAAAAATATATCTGCTTATGGAATATCTATAGCTGTTGCTCTGGTTAATAAGGAATATGTTTCTCTCGATGATATTGAGCTAGGTTTTATTAAAAATTTTGCTAGTGGAGATTATTACCATGCAGTTAAAGGAAAGGGGGCTTGGCTAAACAATAAAAAAATGACTCCCAATTCTGAAACTAATATTAATAATTTATCCATAGGGGCTTTTGTTAAAAATAATAGTTATGGAGTTTTTAATCTAATAAAAAAAGTAAGAAGGATGAGGATTTTAGGGTCTGTTGTTTTAGAATTAGCTTATATAGCCAATGGTAAATATGATGTTTTTATTGATATGAGGGGAAGTAGGATAATAGATATAGCTGCTTCAATGCTGATAGCTAATGAATCTGGTGCGGTTATCACTGATGAAAATGGAAATAAATTAAAAAAGAGATTAAGTATATCTGAAAAAGCTATTGTCATTGGTTCAAGTAATCCTAAACTACATAAAAAGATAATAAACACTATAAACAATAATAAATCATTTGATATTAAAAGAGTTGGAATTGTAAGTAGGTTAGATAAAATTGAAGCTGTTTTATTTTCAGCTAAACTTATACAATTTTTAGATAGTAATAATATAGATATATCTATTGAAAATTCACTAGCTAAAAAATTATCCGGGCTCAATATGGATGAATCTACTCTTGAGGATAATATAGCTAAAATTTCTAAATATGATGAAGGTATAGCTAATGAATTACATGGTTTAATTTTTAAAGATGATTATTATATATATGCAACAGATATTAAAGAATTTGATGTTGACATGGTAATAACACTTGGTGGTGATGGAACTCTTTTAAGAGGTCAAACTAAGCTAAGTAATAGTGAAATTCCTATTTTAGGGATAAATTTAGGGACTGTTGGATTTTTAACAGAATTAGATATTGAAAATTCTTTTAAAAAGATTGATACTATTCTTAAAGGTGAATATTTTAAGGAAAAAAGGACTCAACTGAAAGTTTCTCATGGAAAAGAGCTTTTTACAGCATTAAATGAAGTTGTGATAATGACTGAAAAACCAGCTAAAATGTTAAATTTTGAAGTTAGAGTGGATGGTGAGATTGTAGAGGAATTTAGAGCTGATGGACTTATACTCTCTACTCCTAGTGGTTCAACTGCTTATTCTATGTCTGCAGGAGGTCCTATCGTAGATCCAAAAGTAGGGGCTTTTATTATAATTCCAATATGTCCATATAAATTAGGTTTAAGGCCATTTGTTGTTTCTGATAAAAGTGAGATTAAAGTTAAACTTCTTAAAAAAGGTAAAAAAGCTGTTCTTGTTATGGATGGTCAAGTTAGCCAAGAAATTGATGATTCTGAAGAATTAAGATTTGTAAGATCTGAAAATGATGTTTGTTTTATCAGAACAACTGATAAATACTTCTATCAAAAAGTTAAAGAAAAGCTAACTGAAGGTGGGTCAGGTTCAGATAGAGTTTGTTTTTAGTTTCAATAGGTGGATTAATTAGTTGTAGATCATTAATTGATAATGATTAATTAATATTGCTAATTGGTTATGGTTTAATTGGTTATGTTATTGTATATTTTTATAGATTATTTTGGTTTTGTTAAACATGGATGTATTGGTTATTGATTTAACTCATGGTGGAGTTAAAATTGCAATCGGTCTTAAAAAATTAGGAGTATTTAATAATATTGCTGCTTATGATATTTACAATACTCTAAAGGAAGAAGAGGCGAGTTTGCTTGAGTTTCATAATATAAATGTTATAAATAATCAAAATGATGTTAATAGTTATTTTAATAATTTAAACATTAGTAATTCAAATAATATAGATATTTTAATAGTTAATCCTATTCATTCTCCTTTTAAAGTTTCTAATATTAATAATTTTAAAAATAATACTATTAATAACAATAATGACGATAATATCAATAATAATATCAATAATAATATCAATAATACTATCAATAATATAAAATATAATATAAAAAATAATATTAAAAGTAATATTAATAATAATATTAGTAGTATTAATAATAATCTCAATAACAGTATTAATAATATTGATATTCATAATATTCATGATAATTATAATTATAATCATAATGATTCTGTTGGTATTTCTATAAATGAGATAACTCATCATAAAGCAGTTGAATTAATTTTAAATAAGTGGAAAAGATATATAGCTACTAAAAATATTCCTGTTGTTGAAGTTACTGGTGTTAAAGGTAAAACTAGTGTTGTAGCTATGCTTAAAGAGATTTTACTTAAAAAGGATCCTCTTGTTTTAAGTAGTCTTGGGTCTTGTTTTTATAAAAAAGGTAAAAAAATAACTTTAAAAAAGAATATTAGTATAACTCCTGCAAGCATATTAGAAACCATAAATATGGCTAA
This genomic interval carries:
- a CDS encoding DUF6364 family protein, producing the protein MKTKNRTTLFIDSEIIDTIKQIAINKNTTQTKIINDYLKQGIEKEPQKNKSKLKFIVKPDPNKNIDDVISSIEAPKEFDPVEAVKEIRTRKG
- a CDS encoding translation initiation factor IF-5A; translated protein: MSKKVVEVKTLKVGKYVVLDGEASKITSLSTSSPGKHGAAKARLEAVGIFDNQKRSIVKPVDTKIDIPIIDKRVGQVLSIMGSDVQLMDMENYETLELPIPEEIRDQIVEGAEVDYITALGNMKIMRVK
- a CDS encoding histone-like protein, which encodes MTDLPKATVKRMIKEVNDELLISNDGLNQIIEETTEFIKKLTEESFKSAKSNKRKTIKTKDITNAKKHFYYIS
- a CDS encoding pyruvoyl-dependent arginine decarboxylase, whose amino-acid sequence is MKVAIVSGKAEGPTKLNSFDNALIEAGIGDVNLIKVSSMLEKETQLCLLPKLKAGAMVNCVLATISSDKKGDLISSAIAIAIGDNLGCVVENSGINKSPEEIRKEAKEMVTYMMDIRNETINELIIEEINHTVDELGTVVASVVYLNDEVIDNN
- a CDS encoding bifunctional NADP phosphatase/NAD kinase — translated: MNRKDIDLCENISNKIIENVEKKIKEHVGNNKSGEFVKMGADGTPTSFIDLIAEKEVIKVLKNTDFTSILISEEIGELKIGNGSVKNINVSDELKRVYDSKNNSNLNNSGLDNFDLDNPRFIFLVDPLDGTSNAIKNISAYGISIAVALVNKEYVSLDDIELGFIKNFASGDYYHAVKGKGAWLNNKKMTPNSETNINNLSIGAFVKNNSYGVFNLIKKVRRMRILGSVVLELAYIANGKYDVFIDMRGSRIIDIAASMLIANESGAVITDENGNKLKKRLSISEKAIVIGSSNPKLHKKIINTINNNKSFDIKRVGIVSRLDKIEAVLFSAKLIQFLDSNNIDISIENSLAKKLSGLNMDESTLEDNIAKISKYDEGIANELHGLIFKDDYYIYATDIKEFDVDMVITLGGDGTLLRGQTKLSNSEIPILGINLGTVGFLTELDIENSFKKIDTILKGEYFKEKRTQLKVSHGKELFTALNEVVIMTEKPAKMLNFEVRVDGEIVEEFRADGLILSTPSGSTAYSMSAGGPIVDPKVGAFIIIPICPYKLGLRPFVVSDKSEIKVKLLKKGKKAVLVMDGQVSQEIDDSEELRFVRSENDVCFIRTTDKYFYQKVKEKLTEGGSGSDRVCF